The DNA region GATTATGGACCAGAGCCTTTAGAGCATGAGATTCAGATTCTTGCGGATGCATTAAAACGATTTTCGACGCGTGCGATCAAATCGGTTTTGTTGGATCAGAAAGTCATTGCAGGTATCGGCAATATTTATGCTGACGAATCGCTTTTTCGTGCGCGCATACATCCGTCTACACGTGCACATCTACTTACCGACGAGCAACGCTTTTTCTTAGCAAAAGAGATTCAGCTGGTTTTGACAGAATCTATCAAGCAAAAGGGGACGAGCGCAAATGATTATGTTGATACTCAGGGTGAACGCGGCGGTTTTTTGTCATTGCTACGTGTTTATGGTCGGGCAGGGGAGAAGTGTGTGAGCTGCAAGAAAACGACTATTCAAAAAATCACTCAAGCCGGACGAGGGACACATTTTTGTCCAAAGTGCCAAATAGCGTAAACTATCTTTATGAAATCACTTCTTGCAAAGAACCTTGAGCAGACCCTGATAAAACGTCGAGATATTGAGCGCGGTGTTTTTTTGCAGAGATTTTTTAAGACGGGTCCCGGTGAATACGGAGAGGGAGATCTTTTTTTGGGATTGTCCGTGCCTTCTATTCGTAAGGATTGTATCCCATACAAGGCACTTGAACTGAACGAAATAGAAAAGCTTTTGCAATCTCCTTGGCATGAGGTGCGTTTGGCGGCGGTTATTCTTTTAGCTGAACAAGCAAAAAAAGCGAAAGATGAAAAAACACAAAAGACATTAGCAGCCTTTTATCTTCGTCATGCTGATCGCATTAATAACTGGGATCTTGTTGATACGTCTGCTGTCGCTGTTCTTGGCCCGATGGTCGAAAAATTTGGTTATGAGTATCTTCGTCCACTTATTCGTTCAAAGCTTCTTTGGAAACGTCGCATGGCGATGATTTCGACACTTTATCTCATTAAAAAAGGAGAGGCTGATCTTGCACTGACTGTTGCGGAGGCGCTTATTGATGATCGACATGATTTGATGCAAAAAGCTGTTGGTTGGATGTTACGCGAGGTTGGTAAACACGCCAGTATGGCAAAGCTTAATGGCTTCTTAGAAAAACATGCAGCGACTATGCCGCGCACGGCTTTGCGTTACGCGCTTGAACGTCATCCAGCTTTTGCAAAAAAGCGTTTTATGAAGTTGAAGGATGGTATTGATTTGAATATCTATGAACAGCGCTAATGTGACTATCGAAGCAAGTTGGAAAAAGGCACTTGATGCCGAATTTGGCCAAGGATATTTCTCAACGCTCGCTGAATTTGTAAAGAACGAATATAAAACGACAAAGGTTTATCCGGCGCCAGCACAAATTTTTCGCGCATTCGATGAATGTCCATTTGATCAAGTAAAGGTCGTTATTATTGGGCAGGATCCTTATCATGGACCAGGGCAAGCGCATGGGCTCTGTTTTTCTGTAGGTAAGAGTATTGCGATACCTCCATCACTCAAAAACATTTTTAAAGAGATTGCTGATGATATAGGTACGCCACTTACGCAAGATGGTGACTTGTCTCGATGGGCAAAACAAGGTGTTTTTCTTTTAAATGCAACGTTAACGGTGCGTGAGGGACAGGCGGGTTCACACCAGGGTAAGGGTTGGGAGAAATTTACCGACGCTGCAATTAAGGTTATTTCGGATCAACGCGAAGGCATTGTCTTTTTGCTATGGGGACGATATGCGCAACAAAAAGAATCACTAATAGATACGTCCAAGCATTTTGTATTAAAAACGGTACATCCATCACCGCTTAGCGCTTATGCTGGATGGTTTGGTTGCAAGCACTTTAGTAAGGCAAATGAGTATCTGATAGCAAAAGGTAAGCAACCAATTCAGTGGTAGTCATGAGGTTTACTTGACGAAAGATGTTGAGGTTGGTTCTCTAATGAAGTCATCGCCCTTTAACAACACAAGGAGATTGTCGTGAAAAAAATTTCAGCGGATGCGCTCGAGAAGCAGACAAACTCTTTGATCGAAGCTGCTCATCGAGGTACTCTCACCGAAGCTATTCTAGCGATTAAAGCTAGGGAATATTACTACGTTCATGACTTGGGGCTGACTACGTCAGTAGGCATCTCCTGGATGCAGGAACAGGCAAATCTGTTTCATCGTATTGTTCGTGACCCTCTGGATTTTCATCGTAAGTTTATTCTCGATGGCCCATACGCAGTGCTTATTTTGTGTCAGAAAGAATATCTTACGGCTATAAGAGATGAGTCGCAGCGATACACGTTTGTAGAATCCGTCATTCGTCAGCACTCAATAGGAAATATCCTTTGGGTGCAGAATCTTCTCGAGATTGGGATGGAGGCTCACCGTGTTCGTGCGCTTGTTGTGAGCCGACTTCGTCTTGATCAAGAGCTTGGTGTTTGTACGCGCGCAACAAGCTTTACACAAGCGTTTTTAAACGAAGGTCATAAGTTCTTTCGACCAAAGACGGTCTATCATGGAGTGTGGCATCTCTTGGGCAAGGAAGTCTTCTTTGAAGAGGTTCATCTCATCGCAGATTTACTTCCTCAAAAGGTTCTTGCGCGCATTGAGGCGATCCGAGAAGAATTTTATGCGCCAACCGACACACTTGTCATTCGGTGTGTTAAGGCGCTTACTTCGCTGTCAGGAATTAACGCTCGTTATCTAGTATTGGTAAAAATACACGAGCTCTATCAGCTATTGATGCGAGTAAAAATAAATACACACTCGAGAGAAGAAGTTGAATTATTGTTTTTGCTATTAAGCGAGATGATTATTCGACTTGACCCTGAAAAATTAGATGCGGCAATATTTCGTGTACGCGGACTGACCCAAAGTGTCGAAAGCGCACTAGTATATCAGGTTATGACCCAGCTGTTACCACCAAAGAACGTTTGTGATGTCGTAGCGCTTCAGCACTGGTCGGATGAAATACATCACACCATGGTCCAAGGTGGTTGGATTTTTTCTCGTGCCGAACTCATCTTGATCCCGAGTCCGCTCGATAGTCCAAAATATAGAATCGGCTGCAGGTTGAATGAACAGATCTACCTTCATGACCGATACGCTGGATGGGAAATCAATGTTGGTGACGACATCATGTTTTTGCCATCACAAGCTGAGCAACTTAAGCATGTCTCTATCACGCGACTGCATTCTCTCAAAAGAGGCTGATATAACTCACCCCTGTCTATAGAAAGAATGTAGGTAGGGGTGTTTTTTGTCCTTTCCTTTTTTACCACAATCCTTTACTCTCCCAGCATGATCCAAGAGCTGCGTGAGCAATTACTAGCGCTAAAAACCAAGGTGGATGAAGCTTGGGGTATTTTGGCTTTGGATACGACAAAAAAAGAAATAGCCGCTCTTGAGGCCGAAACGATGTCGGCGGATTTTTGGCAGGATCAAGAGCGTGCCACACGTGAGTCCCAAAAGCTTGCAGAGCTTAGACGTGAAATCGAAGAATGGGAGGTTATTCGTCTAGCAATCGCAGACTCGTTAGAGTTGCTCGACATGGCAGAATCCGAGAAAGATCAAGACACAGTCAAAGAAATTGAAAAAAAGCTTGCTGAATTAGAAACAGAGTTCACCAAGTTAGAATTTAGCCTAATGTTTTCGGGTGACCATGATCAGGCGAATGCGATTATTGGCATCCATGCTGGCGCTGGCGGGACAGATGCGCAGGATTGGGCAGAGATGATAATGCGAATGCTTTTTCGTTTTGCTGAACGTAAAGGTTGGAAGGTGCAATTATTGGATGAGTCGAGAGGTGGAGAAGCGGGTATCAAGTCGGCTGTTTTTCGCGTTGAAGGTCGTTTTGCTTATGGTCATTTAAAGAGCGAGCACGGTGTACATCGTTTAGTTCGTCAATCGCCATTTAATGCCGATGCGTTACGTCAAACGTCTTTTGCCCTTGTAGAAGTTATTCCTGAAATCGAGCATGATTCTGATATTGAGATTAAAAACGAAGATTTGCGTATCGATACCTTTACCGCCGGTGGAAAAGGTGGACAGTCGGTGAATACAACATACTCAGCCGTGCGTATCGTGCATCTACCAACGGGTATTATGGTTTCGTGTCAAAATGAGCGATCACAAACGCAAAACAAAGAATTTGCGATGCGTGTACTCAAATCAAAATTAGCAAAATTACGCGAAGAAGAATTACAAAAAGAAAAACAGCAACTTCGTGGCGAATACCAAAGCGCAGAATGGGGCAATCAAATTCGTTCATATGTTTTGCATCCATATAAGATGGTCAAAGATCATCGTACCGATGTTGAAACCGCCGATCCTGAAAAAGTTCTTGATGGTGATATTGATGCGTTTATTGAGGGCTACCTTAGAATGGAAGCGGGTAAACACGATGTACCAGCGGAGCTCAATAAGGATTAAGATGCTCAATGGATTGACTTTGTTCGTTGGATGTTTATAGTGCGCAAACGGAGGCAGCATGTCGAGCAATAAAGACTGTCCGCACTTGAAAGAGTGCCCCATGTTTTCCCTATTAAGTCGTACCGCTAAAATCTGGCAAGACAACTATTGCAATGATGATTTTGCGCGCTGTGCACGCTATAAACTTTCTTGCGAAGGCAGGCAAGTCGCCTCAGTTGCTAATGCCAAATGGCAAATTACTCAAAGTCGTAAAATGACGAACTCTGTAAAGACCATGCAGGCGCGCGTGGTTTTTTATTTGCTTTTAATAGCCAAAGAAACGAGTAGAGTACCGTTATGAATCCCTCAGAAATCAAAGTTTTATTAGAACAGTTAGGCGGAGCGCCAAATAAGCGCTTGGGTCAGCATTTTTTGATTGATGGAGCGACGCTAGAAACCATTGTAGAAGCAGGGGAGATTCAAGAGGGTGACACGGTGCTTGAGATTGGTCCGGGACTAGGGGTATTAACAAATGAGCTTTTAGATCGCGGCGCTAACGTTATTGCCATCGAAAAAGACAAGCGTTATGCGGCCTACCATGAATCTCGCAAACTCAAGAACTTGAAGATTGTGCTAGGTGATGCGATTCAGCTCGATTGGCTAAAACTTGTTGGTAAAAAGCCATGGAAGTTTATCGCGAATTTGCCATACGCTATTACGTCTTATGCGTTGCGTCTTGGCTTGTGGTCAAAGCATCCTCCAGAATGCATGGTGGTGCTTGTGCAAAAAGAGGTGGCAGAGCGTGCTATTTCGCGTGATGGTAAGCAATCATTGCTTTCGCTCATGGTAGCGCTCGTATCGAGTGAAATGCGCATTTTGCGTAAAGTTCCACCAGGGTGTTTTTATCCGCCGCCAAGAGTTGATTCAGCGGTGCTTTATGTAAAGCCAATGCCAGTAAAAGATCGTGCAAATCATTGGGGGATAGAGCCAGAGCAAATTATGCTTCTCGCAAAGAAAGGTTTCGCGAAACCACGAAAGCTCTTGCGATCAAATATAGACGTTTCTGAGGATCAGTCCCAAGCATGGGAATCGCTCGGTATAAATCCAAAAGCGAGAGCAGAGGATTTATCCCCAAGGCAGTGGGCAGAGCTTGCAAAGACAGTAAAATAGGCAAAAAACCCACCAGTAAAAGGTGGGTTTTTCTTAGGGTTTTTTCACATTTAAGAACGTAGTAGGCAAAAAGCCTTGAATACTTGACATCATTGATGTTTTTCATTAAACTTCCCGCACTACTTGAGAGATCCGCAAGGGCCTCGCAAGCGAAACTTTGACAGCAGAAGAGTGATTGGAACCTAAGTTCAAGTCTATTTACTTTGATCCCAACTTTCCGCCAGGGAAGTTGTGGGTTTTATATGAGAGTTTGATCCTGGCTCAGGATGAACGCTGGCGGCGTGTCTAAGGCATGCAAGTCGAACGGACTGTTATTTGTAGCAATACTTAGAACAGTTAGTGGCAAACGGGTGCGTAACACATTGGTAACCTGCCTCAAAGTCGGGCATAATCCCGCGAAAGTGGGACTAATTCCACGATAGTCATCGAAGGTGAGATTCCTTCGATGTAAAGTCGCAAGACGCTTTGAGAGGGGCCTATGGCCTATCAGCTTGTTGGTGAGGTAACGGCTCACCAAGGCTATGACGGGTAGGGGGTGTGAGAGCACGACCCCCCTCACTGGGACTGAGACACTGCCCAGACACCTACGGGTGGCTGCAGTCGAGAATATTCCCCAATGGCCGAAAGGCTGAGGGAGCGACGCCGCGTGCAGGAATAAGGCCTTCGGGTCGTAAACTGCTTTTGCCGAGGAAGAATCATGACGGTACTCGGAGAATAAGAGGTTGCTAACTCTGTGCCAGCAGCAGCGGTAATACAGAGACCTCAAGCGTTATCCGGATTTATTGGGCGTAAAGGGTCCGCAGGTGGCTTTTCACGTCGATGGTTAAATGTTGGAGCTCAACTTCAACACCGCTGTCGATACGGTTAAGCTAGAGCATGGAAGAGGTAAGCGGAATTACTGGTGTAGTAGTAAAATGCGTTAATATCAGTAGGAACACCAAATGCGAAGGCAGCTTACTGGGACATTGCTGACACTCAGGGACGAAAGCGTGGGGAGCGAAAAGGATTAGATACCCTTGTAGTCCACGCCCTAAACGATGAATGCTAGATATTGGGAGTATCGACCCTCTCAGTGTCGTTTAAAATAGTTAACACATTAAGCATTCCGCCTGGGGAGTACGGTCGCAAGACTAAAACTCAAAGGAATAGACGGGGACCCGCACAAGCAGAGGAGCATGTGGTTTAATTCGACGGTAAGCGAGAAACCTCACCTAGGTTTGAAATGTAGCTGCAAGCCGAAAGAAACTTTGGCCGCCTTCGAGGGTGCTACACAGGTGCTGCATGGTTGCCGTCAGCTCGTGTCGTGAGATGTACCGTTAAGTCGGGTAACGAGCGCAACCCCCGTCCCATGTTGTTTTTTCATGGGAGACCGCCTCGGATAACGGGGAGGAAGGTGGGGATGACGTCAAATCAGCATGGCTCTTACACCTAGGGCTACACACGTGCTACAATGGCTATGACAATGGGCTGCCAAGTCGTAAGACGGAGCTAATCCCACCAAACATAGCCCCAGTTCGGATTGAGGGCTGAAATTCGCCCTCATGAAGCCGGATTTGCTAGTAAACGCGTATCAGCATCGGCGCGTTGAATACGTTCTCGGGTCTTGTACTCACCGCCCGTCACATCAAGAGAGTTGTATATGCCCGAAGGCCCCGATGAGGGGACGAAGGTAGAGACAGCGATAGGGATGAAGTCGTAACAAGGCATCCGTAGCGGAAGCTGTGGATGGATCACCTCCTTTCTAGGGAGAAATTTCCAAATATGGAATTATTGACCGATGGTCGATTTTTCTGACATTTATGTCAGAAAATTTAGTGCGAAACGACCTACATATTTTTGTAGGAACGTCGTACGCTAGATTGAACGAAGGTTTCCAATCACTCTTTTGAGAGTCAAAGTTAAAAGCCTCGCGTAAGCGGGGTTTTATCGTTGCGTGAATAGTGAGAGTGATAGTGACAATGAGCTTGTATGTGCTAGGATACCCCCAACTCTATGGTATTTCTCTTTATTATCTTGGCCTTTGCCATGATCATGTTAGGTGGATTAGTGGGTTTAAAATTTCGTGATCGTTCACATTTATTACTAGGCGCTTCGGCCGGTATTATTTTGGGGATGGTGTCATTTGAATTGATCCCTGAGTCACTTGAGTTGGCGGAGTCGGCAGGTATCGAACACTGGATCCCGATGATGGGTTTTGTTATTGGTTTTTTTCTTATCCATGTACTCGAACGCACGATCTTAATGCATCATGCGCACGAGGATGAATATGCATCGCATACTCATCCGCATATGGGTAAGGCTCAGTCTGCGGCAATTATTGGTCATGCCTTTTTTGATGGTTTGGCTATTGGTTTAAGTTTTTTGGTCTCAGACGCGGTTGGTATCAGTGTTGCTTTGGCCGTACTTGCTCATGATTTTTGCGATGGTTTAAATACCGTTTCTTTTATGGTGCGTCATGGGAATTCTAAAAAACAAACCGTTTTGTTTTTGGTAGCTACAGCCGTCGCACCTCTTTTGGGAGGTGTTCTTAGCATGGTTGTTCATGTGCCAGATGTTATTTTGCCTGTTGTCTTGGGTTGGTTTGCAGGTGTTCTTTTGTATATTGCTGCAGCAGATGTATTGCCCGAAGCACATGCGAAGCACTCAGGTTGGAAGACAATTGCTATGACGGCAGTAGGTGTTATCGTGTCATTTTTGATCATTATGACCATCGGGCACTAGGCTAGCAGCCATTAAAAAAAACCAGCCGTTTGGCTGGTTTTTTTGTGGTGCGCGTATCAAGATTCGAACTTGAGACCTTTACAATGTCAATGTAACGCTCTAACCAACTGAGCTATACGCGCGCAATTTGTGACCAAATAGTAGGGGATTTAGAGAGTATCGTCAACCATCCACAAACAGGTTTTGTATAATGTGGTATACTCTATACATAACTAACTCCTTGAGGATTTAAGCACTTTGGCTATGAGCGAACCTATCAAAAAAACAACGACGCGTAAGCGCACAACAAGAACCAAGAAACCAGCTGGAAACAGCCCTGCTCCAAGCATGGGCAACGCTGTTTGCGGGCATGACGGACACTGCACAAGCAATGCTTGCAATGTTCGATACGTTGGCCCAACCTCGCAAATCGCTGACCATCACGCAACGCATTTTGCTCAAGCATCAACGCATATCTGGTCGGCGGCTGTTGTTACGGGCCTTGCTCTCGTTGTTACGGGTACGATCGCTTTTCAGGCAGCAAATGCTGAATCAACACAGGCTGCACGCGCACTACAAAAGCAGAACGCAAATCGTGCTGATATCGCACAGGTTATTGAACAGCTCAATCGTATTGAACGTGTTTCAACCGAGACGCGTGACCTTTTAAAGGGTAATACCGAGCCAGAAACGGATGTAAAGAAGCTCGAAAAGACGCTTCCAAAGCCAACTCAACCAAAAATTACCACTCCAACAGACGAGTAGTCTAAGAAGAAAAATCCGCTTTTACGCGGATTTTTTTTCTCTTTATACTTGATTGACGATCTTGTCTTTTTTCAGTATTATCTGGCCACATTCGGAGATCGTCTAATGGTAGGACTACAGCCTCTGGAGCTGTGTATCTTGGTTCGAGTCCAAGTCTCCGAGCCACGTAAAAGCCTTAGCTAAAAAGCGGGGCTTTTTGCTTTTGGCTCACGTGGCTAGCCGGGTTTCGCCTGTGGCAGTGTTGTGCACTCGTTGCACGAGTATTAGTATTTTGCTATGAACTATCGTAATAAAAAAGCAGTGATGACCGTACGTGTCTTGCTCGGTCTTATGTTCGTCTTCAGTGGCGTCTCAGGTATGGCTGCAGGCCTTACAGGCATGGAAGGCAAGATCCCAGCTCCGATGCTCACCACCCAAATGCAATTGTGGGATATGGGGATTTTTCAAATGATCAAAATCACCGAAATCGTCGCCGGCCTCATGTTGATCTTTGGTTTCTTGCCAGCGCTTGCCTTGCTCTTCGTGGCTCCGATTTGCGTTGGTGTTATCGTCTATGATCTTTTTACTGTGCCGGCATATCTGATATCAGGTATCGTGGTTTCGCTGATGACCGCTTATCTTGGGTATGCGTATTGGGATAAGTTTAAGGGGTTATTTGAGCGGAAGTAGGTAGTCAATATGAACGACAAGCCACAATTTGAAATCGAATATGAAGGGGCTGATCAGTATGATTTTGAGGATGAACAGTGGTCAAAATCGAAGAATCTTGATAGCTACTCAAAATGCATAGGATTGTTTTTCTTGTACTTCAGTTCATTTGAACATGTATTTGATACTGGACTTGCAGACATTATTTTTGATGACTCGCATTCATATTCCTATCTCTTTATAAAGAGCATGGAAATGTCTAAAAAAATCGATTTATACTACGGGCTTGCTCTCACGCTGATCATTAATTCAAATAAACCGGCTAATAAAATTATCAAACTTGATTTAATTAAGAAGAAAATCACAGATCTTATTGAAGTAAGAAATAAGATAGCCCATGCAAGATGGACTACATTGGACACGAAAGGCTTTGTTCGTGTTGATGTAAAATTGGATACGGTGAAAGGTTTAGTGAAATTTCGCAAATATAAAATAACTCCATCGGTGATGCGTAAGCATGTTACTACAATCAAGAAGCTTTCTAAGGAGTTTGAGACGTTTAATGAATCCTTACTAATTGCATGCGTTAGTTTTTAAGTATACGTTTGGTGCTATGCAGGATAATCTTTTCAAAATCACCGATATCGTACCAGTCTCCGGTACGTATCTCTGCGTACCTTGCGGGCATACGCAGTATTTTGAGCAAGGTGATAAATTTGAAACGTGCGAAGTGTGTCTTGCGGGTACACCGGATGGCTGGACAGGCTATGAGACGGAAGAGGCGGAGTTTTGGCAGTATGTTGGATAAAGCAATCTAGTTGTTGTTCGGTGATTGCATACAGAGTATTATCTCTTCATGGAGAAATATATCGTAAATACGCCCGAAGCAGCGCTCACCAAAGGGGAGCGTATTGAAAAAGGTATTTGGCGACCGGGAATCATGGATCGCTTTACCGATAAGTTAGGCGTAGGTTCTACGACCAAACTTACCGAAGTAAGAGCGCCAGGAGCCGGGCATTTACCTCAGCTTCGTATCACGAGCGATCCTAGTCGCGTTATCGAAGACCGTGATGAGTTAGAAGCAAGTTTAAAAGCGAAGAATACCGGTGAAAGCGTTGATGATTTTCGTGGCAGAAAAGTAGCTGCAGGTATGCAATTAACTCGCATGCTCCGAAACTTAGATCTTGAGGCAAATCCTCGTGACATGCTAAAGACGCGTTTAACGCATGGTACAAATATTGTTCTTGTTGATAAAGAATATCTCGCCCTTCCTAAAGCAGAGCAAGCTATGATGGCTGCCGATGGATTGATCACCCGGATGAAGCATATTCCGATCATGGTAGCTGCCGCAGACTGCGCGCCGATTATCATTTATGATCCAAAAACAGAAACGGTAGGTGTTTTTCACGCGGGGTATCGAGGTACTGTGGCTGGCATTGCCAGAAAGGGTATAGAAACAATGGCCAGAGAATACCAATGCAAGCCAGAAGACTTGATCGTTTCTGTTGGTCCATATGCAGACGGAGATAGTTATGAGATTGATACGGGCTTATTAGAGCAGTTTCGTAATCAGAAAAATGATGATGGTGAACCGGCTTATACTGAAGATGATTTAAAAAAGATGTTTAAACCACACCCCACAGATGTGGCTAAGGTCATGTATGATAACGGGGAAGCAATACGCTTGCAGGCAGAAAAAGCCGGTGTAAATAGAGAGAATATCGAAGTGAGTCAGTTGTCCACGATGAAAGATAATGAATTGCTATCATCAGACAGAAAAGAGGGTTTTAATAATAGAGACACATTAATGGCAATGGCTGTT from Candidatus Nomurabacteria bacterium includes:
- the mutM gene encoding bifunctional DNA-formamidopyrimidine glycosylase/DNA-(apurinic or apyrimidinic site) lyase, producing MPELPEVETIKRQLNERLVNKRIIGVEVIHSGREFPREALFVDQLKDRKIIAVKRRAKLLIFYFMDGGVMTAHLKMTGKFLFAEKGYKPKKHDHILFYLDDGSTMIWSDVRKFGFVNLLTDEQLEDEIADYGPEPLEHEIQILADALKRFSTRAIKSVLLDQKVIAGIGNIYADESLFRARIHPSTRAHLLTDEQRFFLAKEIQLVLTESIKQKGTSANDYVDTQGERGGFLSLLRVYGRAGEKCVSCKKTTIQKITQAGRGTHFCPKCQIA
- a CDS encoding DNA alkylation repair protein; protein product: MKSLLAKNLEQTLIKRRDIERGVFLQRFFKTGPGEYGEGDLFLGLSVPSIRKDCIPYKALELNEIEKLLQSPWHEVRLAAVILLAEQAKKAKDEKTQKTLAAFYLRHADRINNWDLVDTSAVAVLGPMVEKFGYEYLRPLIRSKLLWKRRMAMISTLYLIKKGEADLALTVAEALIDDRHDLMQKAVGWMLREVGKHASMAKLNGFLEKHAATMPRTALRYALERHPAFAKKRFMKLKDGIDLNIYEQR
- the ung gene encoding uracil-DNA glycosylase, which translates into the protein MNSANVTIEASWKKALDAEFGQGYFSTLAEFVKNEYKTTKVYPAPAQIFRAFDECPFDQVKVVIIGQDPYHGPGQAHGLCFSVGKSIAIPPSLKNIFKEIADDIGTPLTQDGDLSRWAKQGVFLLNATLTVREGQAGSHQGKGWEKFTDAAIKVISDQREGIVFLLWGRYAQQKESLIDTSKHFVLKTVHPSPLSAYAGWFGCKHFSKANEYLIAKGKQPIQW
- the prfB gene encoding peptide chain release factor 2, which translates into the protein MIQELREQLLALKTKVDEAWGILALDTTKKEIAALEAETMSADFWQDQERATRESQKLAELRREIEEWEVIRLAIADSLELLDMAESEKDQDTVKEIEKKLAELETEFTKLEFSLMFSGDHDQANAIIGIHAGAGGTDAQDWAEMIMRMLFRFAERKGWKVQLLDESRGGEAGIKSAVFRVEGRFAYGHLKSEHGVHRLVRQSPFNADALRQTSFALVEVIPEIEHDSDIEIKNEDLRIDTFTAGGKGGQSVNTTYSAVRIVHLPTGIMVSCQNERSQTQNKEFAMRVLKSKLAKLREEELQKEKQQLRGEYQSAEWGNQIRSYVLHPYKMVKDHRTDVETADPEKVLDGDIDAFIEGYLRMEAGKHDVPAELNKD
- the rsmA gene encoding ribosomal RNA small subunit methyltransferase A, producing MNPSEIKVLLEQLGGAPNKRLGQHFLIDGATLETIVEAGEIQEGDTVLEIGPGLGVLTNELLDRGANVIAIEKDKRYAAYHESRKLKNLKIVLGDAIQLDWLKLVGKKPWKFIANLPYAITSYALRLGLWSKHPPECMVVLVQKEVAERAISRDGKQSLLSLMVALVSSEMRILRKVPPGCFYPPPRVDSAVLYVKPMPVKDRANHWGIEPEQIMLLAKKGFAKPRKLLRSNIDVSEDQSQAWESLGINPKARAEDLSPRQWAELAKTVK
- a CDS encoding ZIP family metal transporter, encoding MVFLFIILAFAMIMLGGLVGLKFRDRSHLLLGASAGIILGMVSFELIPESLELAESAGIEHWIPMMGFVIGFFLIHVLERTILMHHAHEDEYASHTHPHMGKAQSAAIIGHAFFDGLAIGLSFLVSDAVGISVALAVLAHDFCDGLNTVSFMVRHGNSKKQTVLFLVATAVAPLLGGVLSMVVHVPDVILPVVLGWFAGVLLYIAAADVLPEAHAKHSGWKTIAMTAVGVIVSFLIIMTIGH
- a CDS encoding DoxX family protein, producing the protein MNYRNKKAVMTVRVLLGLMFVFSGVSGMAAGLTGMEGKIPAPMLTTQMQLWDMGIFQMIKITEIVAGLMLIFGFLPALALLFVAPICVGVIVYDLFTVPAYLISGIVVSLMTAYLGYAYWDKFKGLFERK
- a CDS encoding polyphenol oxidase family protein, coding for MEKYIVNTPEAALTKGERIEKGIWRPGIMDRFTDKLGVGSTTKLTEVRAPGAGHLPQLRITSDPSRVIEDRDELEASLKAKNTGESVDDFRGRKVAAGMQLTRMLRNLDLEANPRDMLKTRLTHGTNIVLVDKEYLALPKAEQAMMAADGLITRMKHIPIMVAAADCAPIIIYDPKTETVGVFHAGYRGTVAGIARKGIETMAREYQCKPEDLIVSVGPYADGDSYEIDTGLLEQFRNQKNDDGEPAYTEDDLKKMFKPHPTDVAKVMYDNGEAIRLQAEKAGVNRENIEVSQLSTMKDNELLSSDRKEGFNNRDTLMAMAVLK